The following nucleotide sequence is from Candidatus Polarisedimenticolaceae bacterium.
CGCTGACGGCCTGGATCTTCTCGCGGAAGTTCGCCCACCAGTCTTCGGGCCAGCCTTCGCGGGCTTCGTCGGCGAAGCGCGTCGCGATCGCCTGCTTCGTGCCCCACTGGCTGGGGAACGCTTCGATGATGCCGTCCTTGTTGACGCGCATCTCTTCTTCGGAGGGCGCCTGGTCCTTCAGCTTCTTGATCTCTTCCATGGCGAGACGCAGCGCGTACGCGACGGAGCGGTTCTTGTTCTGCATCGTGCCGATGACGTCGCCGCGCCAGTACGTGCCGGGCTCGAGGTTCGAGTAGACGCCGTAGGTGAGCCCCTCGTCGGAGCGGATCCGCTTCATGAGGCGGCTCGTGAACCCGCGGCCGCCGAGGATCTGGTTCGCCACGAACGCCGCGTACCAGTCGGGATCGCTGCGGCGGATACCGGGGAACGCCCAGCGGACCGCCGCCTGCGTCCCGTCCTTGTCGACGAAGTAGAGGCCGGGGGTCCGCTGGAACTCGGGAGCGGGAACGGCGGGGCTGACCTTGGCGTCGGGCCCGGCCTTGATCGATCCCACGGTGCGGTCGAGCGCGTCGATCATCGACTTGCGGTCGAACTGCCCGGCGGCGGCGACGAAGAAGTTCGACGGATTGAGGAAACGCTTGTGGAAGGCGGCGAGGTCGCCCTGCGTGATCGATTCGAGGCTGGCCATCGTGTCGTCGGCGCTCGCGAAGTGATCGTCGCCGAAGAGGAGGTGCCGGGACTGGTAGCCGGCGATCGACAAGACGTCGTCGTTGCGGCGCCCGATGCGCTGCCGGCCCTGGCGCTTCGCGAGGTCGAGACGATCCTGCGCGAACGCGGGCTGCGTCAGCACCTGCATCATCAGGTCGAGGCCTTCGCTGAGATCCTTATCGAGCACCGTGAGCGACACGTTGCAGCTCGTGTCGGTGCACGCGCTCGTCAGCGTCGCGGCCAGCGACTCGAGCCGGTCCTCGAGCTGCGAGGCGTCGAGCTTCGCCGTGCCGCCCTGCGCGAGCTGCGCGCCGTAGATGGCGGCGAGCCCTTCCTTCCCCTTGGGGTCCATGTACGACCCGCCGCGCCATGAGACCGTGACGCGCACGAGCGGCGTTCCTTCCTTGCCGTTCGGCGCGACGTAGACGGGGATGCCGTTCTTGAGCTTCGCCTTGTAATCCTTCACCCTCGGGGTGTCGAACTTGATCGGAGAGAAGCTCAGCTTCTCGGGACGGTCGGGAATCTGCTGCGCGAGCGCGGCGGTCGCCACGAGGAGAACCGGAATCGCTTTGCGGATCATCACTGGTTCTCCTTCTCGGTGGGGGCCGGCGGGCGAGGCCCGCGCCGTCTCATGCCCTCGGGGGGTGCGCCGCCCTTCCGCGTCGTGATGAGCACGTTGCGTCCTTCCTTGACGAGGTACTCCTTCGCCACGCGCTGCACGTCGTCCTTCGTGACCGCCTGCACGCGCGGGAGCGCGTCCTTGAAGTCTTGGACCGTTCCCACCGCGAGGAACTGCGCCAGAGTCTCTCGGATGCCGGCGTTGGTCTCGAGCCGGTTGTAGTAACCGACGACCGTCGCGTTCTTGAAGTGCTCGAGCTCGTCGTCGGTGACGCCGTCCTTGATGATGCGATCGATCTCCGCCTGGAGCGGGGCCTCGAGCTCTTCGGGGCCCTTGCCGGGCACCGGCGTGACGTCGAACTCGAAGGTGCCGCCGAATTTCATTCCGCGCGAAGCGGCGGAGGCCCGCGTCGCGATCTTCTGGTCGAGCACGAGCGCCTTGTTGAGACGGCCGGAGGGCGGCCGCGCGCCGCCCGGGCCGCCGGGGCGCCCCTGGAACATCGCCGTGCCGCCGAGGATGCCGGCGAGCGCTTGTAGCGCGGGCGCGTCCTTGTGGACGGCGGGCACGGTCTTGAAGACGACCTGGTACGACGGAGTCGTGTCGACCTCGGCCAGCATGCGCTGTTCCGCCGGCTGCTTCGGCTCGAGCGTGATCACCTCGGGCACGCCCTTCGGGTTCGCGGGGATACGCCCGAAGTACTTCTCGGCGAGCGCGGTCGCCGTGTCGGGGTTGAAGTCGCCGACGATCACCGCGGTGATGTTGTTCGGCGCGTAGTAGGTCGCGAAGAACTCGTTGGCCGTTTCCCGAGTGAACTGCGAGATGTCGCTCGGCCAGCCGATCGTCTCCCAGGTGTACGGGCTCGCCATCCAGGTCATCGCGTTGAACGCCTCGTCGACGACACCGCCGGGGCGCGACTCGAGCGACTGGCGGCGCTCCTCGAAGATGACGTCGCGCTCGCTGTAGAACTCGCGGAAGACGGGGTTCGCCAGCCGGTCGGACTCGATCCACATCCAGAGCTCGAGCTTGTTCGACGGTAGGCCGACGATGTAGAAGGTGCGGTCCTCGTTCGTCGACGCGTTCAGGCCCGTGCCGCCGGCCTGCGTGTAGATCTTGTCCATCTCGTCCTTGACGATCAGCTCGCGCTGCTCCTTCACGAGGCGGTCGAACTCGTCGAGGGCTTCCTGGAGTTTCGGCGTGCGCGCCTTGGGGTCCATCATGTCGGCGATCTCGCCGCGGCGCTGCTTCTCGCGAAGGATCGACAGCTCCCCGCGGATCGTCGCCTGGACCGCATCCTGGCGGTCGTTCAGCTCCGCGTCGCGCTTCGCGTCCTTCGTGCCGATCGTCTTCGTGCCC
It contains:
- a CDS encoding pitrilysin family protein; the encoded protein is MIRKAIPVLLVATAALAQQIPDRPEKLSFSPIKFDTPRVKDYKAKLKNGIPVYVAPNGKEGTPLVRVTVSWRGGSYMDPKGKEGLAAIYGAQLAQGGTAKLDASQLEDRLESLAATLTSACTDTSCNVSLTVLDKDLSEGLDLMMQVLTQPAFAQDRLDLAKRQGRQRIGRRNDDVLSIAGYQSRHLLFGDDHFASADDTMASLESITQGDLAAFHKRFLNPSNFFVAAAGQFDRKSMIDALDRTVGSIKAGPDAKVSPAVPAPEFQRTPGLYFVDKDGTQAAVRWAFPGIRRSDPDWYAAFVANQILGGRGFTSRLMKRIRSDEGLTYGVYSNLEPGTYWRGDVIGTMQNKNRSVAYALRLAMEEIKKLKDQAPSEEEMRVNKDGIIEAFPSQWGTKQAIATRFADEAREGWPEDWWANFREKIQAVSAADVQRMAKQLFDVNKMVIVVVGKGDEVEPGDPDHAGALKDATPLPYKKLPLRDPATMKPMP
- a CDS encoding pitrilysin family protein translates to MIVHRGIALGTLLLAAAPVMAQDVPIVERTLKNGMRLVMVERHDQPTISFGWMARVGSANERPGITGMAHMFEHMMFKGTKTIGTKDAKRDAELNDRQDAVQATIRGELSILREKQRRGEIADMMDPKARTPKLQEALDEFDRLVKEQRELIVKDEMDKIYTQAGGTGLNASTNEDRTFYIVGLPSNKLELWMWIESDRLANPVFREFYSERDVIFEERRQSLESRPGGVVDEAFNAMTWMASPYTWETIGWPSDISQFTRETANEFFATYYAPNNITAVIVGDFNPDTATALAEKYFGRIPANPKGVPEVITLEPKQPAEQRMLAEVDTTPSYQVVFKTVPAVHKDAPALQALAGILGGTAMFQGRPGGPGGARPPSGRLNKALVLDQKIATRASAASRGMKFGGTFEFDVTPVPGKGPEELEAPLQAEIDRIIKDGVTDDELEHFKNATVVGYYNRLETNAGIRETLAQFLAVGTVQDFKDALPRVQAVTKDDVQRVAKEYLVKEGRNVLITTRKGGAPPEGMRRRGPRPPAPTEKENQ